A region of the Stieleria neptunia genome:
GAATCGGTCGATTCGACCAATTTGCCGGATATCGATCACGAATTCTCAATGCAGGAGCTGTTCGACGCGGAACTTCTTGCGGCGATTCGTTCGGTGCCCCTGCAAGGGGATGAAGAAAAATTACCGAGGGTCGAGATCCTGGGGGCGGACGGGCAACACGCCGCGCTGATGCGGATCGATCACCCGGTGAAACTGCGTGTCCGCGGTTCACTGGGTGACTACGCATTTGCCTACAACTCCCAAACGGTGATCAAAGTATTCGGCAATGTCGGGCACGGGGTGGCCGAAGGCATGTGTAGCGGATCGATTCGGGTTCGCGGGCACGCCGGCCACGGTGCGGGAACGGCGATGACCGGCGGCACCCTGGGCATCTATGGTTCGGCCGGGGATCGAACCGGCGGCGCGATGCGTGGCGGCGGACTTTTCGTTCGCGGCGATGTCGGCAACGATGTCGGACTGGGCGCCTTGGCGGGGACGATCGTGATCGGCGGTGATGCGGGCAACAACCTGGGCAATCCGCTCAGCAACGTGGCGGTGTTCATTCGGGGCAAGGCGGCGAGCTTGACTCCCGGCGTCACGGAAGCACCGCTGCGAAAAAAGCAGGAGGTCCAACTGGGATTGCTGCTGATCAGCGCGGGGATTCGAGGCGACGCGACGGACTTTCGCCGCATCGTCCCGGTCGCGAAACTGGCGGCGGAAAATGCGGCGCGCGGCGAAGTGGTTCCCAATTGGCGGTAGCATCTAGAAAGGATCACGTGTGAATTCAGACCGACTCGGTTCGCTTCAACTGTTGCCGCCACTCTCGGCGTCGGTGTGGGCGACCAGCCCGATGCATCCGGCATCGCAAACGATCGCACGCCCCGATGGAACCGCGGTTCGATTGGAGTTGCCGCTGTTCTGGTACGAACCGCCCTGGATTCAATTGCCGCGCGACGTTGCCGGACGATTGGCCGCGTCGGTGGCCAACCTGGATGTGGTGGTTTCGGCACTTCGCCGCGACATCGCCAGTGACGAAGAGCCGAGTGAATTGTTTGCGGAAATCCCGGTCGACGAGAGTACCGCCACCGATGCACCGCGACCGCAATTTTTGCCCCGGATGACCCCCTATCGCGCCGAACGGTATGGATTCACGCCGGCCGATTTCGACGAGACACGCATCATCGATGTTCGGCTGGCCGCGACGCGGGGTGATTCGGGACGACTCGCTTATTCACCCGACCAAATGAGTCGTTGGGAAGGCGGTCCGGAAGGTTTGACGATCGGTGGCGGGGGTTATGTTGCCACCGGTTCCTTTCCCACCGATGTCGTGTCGCTGAAACAAGCCCGAACGAAACTCGACCAACTGCGGCTGCTGGCACCCTCGGCCGCGGTCTTTGTGTCGATCGATTGCTACCGTTTGGAAGAGGAGATTGCCGCGGCGCTGGTTTCCCGCCCCGATGGCTTGATCGTGCGAATGAATCAACCGGAAATCGAGGGGCTGCAGCTGGCCTCGCTGGTCACCAAGACGCGTCGATTGATGGCCGAACACGATTTCGCGGACAAACCCTTGTGGGTCGTGCCGGGCGAAGTCAGCGCCCGCGACGTTGCCAAGTTGATCGCGCTGGGCGCATCGGCCGTTGCCATCGATGCGTGGTGCAGACCGCTGGTTCAGTTCTTGCTGGAGTCCATGCCGACGTCACGCTACGATCGAACGGCATTCAATCAAATCCCCGCCGTCACCTCGCAACATTTGTGGGACGACA
Encoded here:
- a CDS encoding tributyrin esterase, with amino-acid sequence MPHVPKPPQSAKTPTPQRSSPAESVSRETLPSETLPVDALPIDALPDEAPQLDSTHDTMVGFDQESVDSTNLPDIDHEFSMQELFDAELLAAIRSVPLQGDEEKLPRVEILGADGQHAALMRIDHPVKLRVRGSLGDYAFAYNSQTVIKVFGNVGHGVAEGMCSGSIRVRGHAGHGAGTAMTGGTLGIYGSAGDRTGGAMRGGGLFVRGDVGNDVGLGALAGTIVIGGDAGNNLGNPLSNVAVFIRGKAASLTPGVTEAPLRKKQEVQLGLLLISAGIRGDATDFRRIVPVAKLAAENAARGEVVPNWR